A genomic segment from Elusimicrobiota bacterium encodes:
- the priA gene encoding primosomal protein N', which yields MVLEVALPVNIYRNFDYLADSELKIGCRVVVPFSKKKVAGFVIANKKETNQPLKRIIKSIDKEPLINDELFTLAKWISEYYLCPLGVALNLILPSSTKLPSKKEILQYRRASHGSDIIHTAEQELAIHKITGAIEIAKPKTFLLFGQNDSGKTEVYIQAIEWCLKKKYSAIYLVPDVSLTSQFKELLRDRFGESLGVWHSRLKQREKNNFLIRLFNGSTRVILGTRSAVFLPVRNLKLIILDEEDDEFYKNIQTPKYNTKDVAIQRAKITNAVVVLGSATPSIETYYKTKVGQERTETSLKMEVLTLSGRIDNRPLPKISVVNLKYAKKFVITKPLKYAISNALLQKKQVFLLVHRRGWATVIKCIRCGNIIKCPKCNILLVAHKEPEQLLCHYCGYKQGFVKHCPLCNSDMLYSGYGTEKIEAIVNKLFHPNPVLRIDADAELTYSKMFKMMKSGQPCILVGTKIAAKGFDFQNLTVAGIINANAGLYSPDFRSAEKTFSLLTHSIGRCGRGVSPGQVIVQSDNPDHYAVKYAVEFNYEAFYEHETNFRNEFLWPPFTKLINITIFGKDEQKVISESEWIVQKLNDIKNITVLGPVPKFVSYLAGKHRWQILLKIAEQNLSETKQNLLKIIETHPKKNINIVFDIDPLETV from the coding sequence ATGGTTTTAGAAGTTGCATTGCCTGTAAATATATACAGAAATTTTGATTATCTTGCCGACAGTGAATTAAAAATCGGCTGCCGTGTTGTCGTGCCGTTCAGCAAAAAAAAAGTTGCTGGGTTTGTTATCGCAAATAAAAAAGAAACTAACCAGCCACTTAAAAGAATCATCAAAAGCATTGATAAAGAACCACTGATAAATGATGAATTATTCACACTTGCTAAATGGATTTCAGAGTACTATTTATGTCCGTTAGGGGTAGCATTGAACCTGATTTTACCATCCAGCACAAAACTACCATCAAAAAAAGAAATACTTCAATACCGGCGTGCATCTCACGGTTCAGATATTATTCATACTGCTGAACAGGAACTGGCAATTCACAAAATTACAGGCGCGATAGAGATAGCCAAGCCTAAAACATTCCTGCTATTCGGTCAGAATGATTCCGGTAAAACAGAGGTTTATATTCAAGCGATAGAATGGTGTCTAAAAAAAAAATATTCTGCAATATATCTTGTGCCTGATGTATCATTAACAAGCCAGTTCAAAGAGCTTTTACGCGACCGGTTTGGTGAATCGCTCGGTGTATGGCATAGCCGACTGAAACAACGAGAAAAAAACAATTTTTTAATACGGCTTTTTAACGGCAGTACAAGAGTCATTTTAGGTACACGTTCGGCAGTTTTTCTGCCAGTTAGAAATCTGAAACTTATCATATTAGACGAAGAAGATGACGAGTTCTATAAAAATATCCAGACACCAAAATATAACACAAAAGATGTCGCAATTCAGCGTGCAAAAATAACAAATGCGGTAGTTGTTCTAGGTTCTGCAACACCATCAATAGAAACATATTACAAAACAAAGGTGGGGCAAGAGAGGACTGAGACGAGCCTGAAGATGGAAGTTTTAACCTTATCCGGACGAATTGATAATAGACCACTACCTAAAATATCAGTTGTGAATTTAAAATATGCCAAAAAATTCGTCATAACAAAACCGCTAAAATATGCAATCTCAAATGCACTCTTACAGAAAAAACAGGTATTTTTGTTGGTTCACCGACGAGGCTGGGCAACAGTGATAAAATGTATTCGTTGCGGGAATATAATAAAATGTCCAAAATGTAATATCCTGCTGGTTGCACACAAAGAACCTGAACAGCTTTTATGTCATTATTGCGGGTATAAACAGGGATTTGTGAAACACTGCCCTCTCTGTAATAGTGATATGCTTTATTCCGGCTATGGAACCGAAAAGATAGAAGCAATAGTGAACAAACTTTTTCACCCGAATCCAGTGTTGAGAATTGACGCAGATGCAGAACTCACATATTCCAAAATGTTTAAGATGATGAAATCAGGTCAACCCTGTATATTAGTCGGCACAAAAATTGCTGCTAAAGGGTTTGATTTCCAGAACTTAACCGTTGCAGGTATCATCAATGCTAATGCAGGACTGTATTCGCCTGATTTCAGGTCTGCTGAAAAAACATTTTCACTTCTTACACATTCTATCGGCAGATGCGGTCGCGGTGTCTCACCAGGACAGGTTATTGTTCAATCAGACAATCCAGACCACTATGCAGTTAAATATGCGGTGGAGTTTAATTACGAGGCGTTTTATGAACACGAGACAAATTTCAGAAACGAGTTTCTATGGCCACCATTTACAAAATTGATAAATATCACAATCTTCGGCAAAGATGAACAAAAGGTAATTTCCGAGTCAGAATGGATTGTTCAAAAATTAAATGATATAAAAAATATAACCGTTTTAGGACCTGTACCGAAATTTGTCTCGTATCTTGCAGGGAAACACAGGTGGCAGATACTTTTGAAAATAGCCGAACAAAACCTGTCAGAAACCAAACAGAACTTGCTAAAAATAATTGAAACCCATCCGAAAAAAAATATCAATATAGTTTTTGATATTGACCCGCTTGAAACGGTATAG
- a CDS encoding uracil-DNA glycosylase translates to MTNLYETVELTKKYIEQLRRDGITEVIVSEKSKSKIKKSVENKNSIATELLKLAQQVSVCRECPLYKTRKNAVFGEGNPHAKLMFVGEGPGFDEDRLGRPFVGRAGELLDKIITEPRALALKREDVYIANIVKCHPMIDPSQPDKRGNDRKPQPDEINACLPYLKKQIELIKPKIICALGSVSATTLTGTEAPLGRLRGRFYDYQGCAADIKVIATYHPAALLRNPHWKKDTWEDIKEIKKEL, encoded by the coding sequence ATGACTAACCTTTACGAAACTGTTGAACTTACAAAAAAGTATATTGAACAATTAAGAAGAGATGGGATTACAGAAGTAATCGTCTCAGAAAAATCAAAAAGTAAGATAAAAAAGAGTGTTGAGAATAAGAATAGTATTGCTACTGAATTATTAAAACTTGCACAGCAGGTATCAGTATGCCGGGAATGTCCGCTTTATAAAACCAGAAAAAATGCAGTATTTGGCGAAGGTAATCCACACGCAAAACTTATGTTTGTTGGTGAAGGTCCCGGATTTGATGAAGACCGACTCGGCAGACCTTTCGTCGGCCGTGCTGGCGAACTATTAGATAAAATCATAACTGAACCACGCGCGTTAGCGTTAAAGCGTGAAGATGTTTATATTGCAAATATCGTAAAATGTCATCCAATGATTGACCCCAGTCAACCCGATAAACGAGGGAATGATAGAAAACCACAGCCTGACGAAATTAATGCCTGTCTGCCATATCTTAAGAAACAGATTGAACTGATCAAGCCAAAGATTATCTGTGCATTAGGCAGTGTTTCGGCGACAACACTTACAGGTACTGAAGCACCACTTGGCAGATTACGCGGCAGATTCTATGACTACCAGGGCTGTGCGGCAGATATCAAAGTTATAGCGACTTATCATCCTGCAGCACTTTTAAGAAACCCACACTGGAAAAAGGATACCTGGGAAGATATAAAAGAAATTAAAAAAGAACTGTAA
- a CDS encoding HEAT repeat domain-containing protein — MKKIDDYIPSHLKDSIDINAKIQMLIEEFDKAAAKADIVIQKNVIKNLGQLGVVKRDKVVPLLLSQLENDELASCVIEQLGLIGDTSVIPFLVPEVNNSRVDIRVAVAHTLGFLGADNLIPYITKLLNDIDEKVRSASATALSHFVDEKVVSILVKTAISDPSISVRANASSSLMTLVISSPPLGDELLEIFKKVKQEQSSQIFCNELEHVI, encoded by the coding sequence ATGAAAAAAATTGATGACTACATCCCATCTCACCTGAAAGATAGCATTGATATAAATGCAAAAATCCAGATGTTGATAGAAGAGTTTGATAAAGCAGCAGCGAAAGCCGATATTGTAATACAGAAGAATGTTATCAAAAATCTCGGGCAACTTGGTGTTGTTAAACGAGATAAAGTTGTTCCATTGCTGTTAAGCCAACTTGAAAACGATGAACTTGCATCTTGTGTAATTGAGCAATTAGGACTTATTGGCGATACTTCTGTAATCCCTTTTTTGGTCCCGGAAGTCAATAATTCCAGAGTAGATATCCGTGTGGCGGTTGCACATACACTCGGGTTTCTTGGTGCTGACAATCTAATCCCGTATATTACTAAACTTCTGAATGATATAGATGAAAAGGTTCGGTCTGCTTCTGCTACTGCACTCAGCCATTTTGTAGATGAAAAGGTCGTATCAATCCTTGTCAAAACTGCGATAAGCGACCCTTCTATATCTGTTCGTGCTAATGCCAGTTCGTCACTTATGACGCTTGTAATATCTTCTCCACCATTAGGCGACGAACTGCTGGAAATATTTAAAAAAGTTAAACAAGAACAAAGTAGCCAAATTTTTTGTAATGAACTTGAACATGTTATTTAA
- a CDS encoding phosphopantothenoylcysteine decarboxylase: MKPKNILITAGPTKEYIDPVRFISNDSSGRMGYLLAEESKKQGAKVVLISGPTGIKIPKNVKVVNVVSAEQMFGCVKKYFKKCDVFISCAAVSDYKPERFYRNKIRKTNKPINLKLIPNPDIVSTLAHSPTRPLAQPSFVVGFALETEDLIKKAQKKLKQKKLDMIIANTIDSINSEKTTGAIITKNKIETFTNITKKLLAKKIINKILL, encoded by the coding sequence ATGAAACCAAAAAATATTTTGATTACAGCAGGTCCTACGAAAGAATATATTGACCCTGTGAGATTTATATCAAATGATTCTTCAGGTAGGATGGGATATCTATTAGCAGAAGAATCAAAAAAACAAGGTGCAAAAGTGGTTTTGATAAGCGGTCCAACAGGTATTAAAATACCAAAAAATGTAAAAGTTGTAAATGTTGTCTCAGCCGAACAAATGTTCGGTTGTGTTAAAAAGTATTTTAAAAAATGTGATGTTTTTATATCCTGTGCCGCTGTAAGTGATTACAAACCAGAAAGATTTTATAGAAACAAAATCAGAAAAACTAACAAGCCAATAAATCTAAAATTAATTCCTAATCCTGATATTGTTTCAACATTAGCCCACTCGCCCACTCGCCCACTCGCCCAACCGTCTTTTGTTGTCGGGTTTGCACTTGAAACTGAAGACCTTATAAAAAAAGCACAAAAAAAACTGAAACAAAAAAAATTGGATATGATTATTGCAAATACTATTGACTCAATAAACAGTGAAAAAACTACTGGTGCAATTATCACGAAAAACAAAATAGAAACATTCACAAATATCACTAAAAAACTGTTAGCGAAAAAAATTATCAATAAGATACTACTATGA
- a CDS encoding flavoprotein has product MSTLKNKNIIVGLTGSIAAYKSCEIIRLLRESKATVFSVMTKNACEFVTPLTIQTLAQNRVYIDIFEPTTNWEVEHISIAKKTDLVLIAPATANIIAKISAGIADDALTTLVLSVKCPVVICPAMNSEMYKNPVTQKNIANLKKLGYHFIGPEKGELACGDDAIGRMAAPQKIISKISKIL; this is encoded by the coding sequence ATGTCAACATTAAAGAATAAAAATATTATTGTCGGGCTAACTGGCTCAATTGCTGCGTATAAATCCTGCGAAATTATACGGCTTTTAAGAGAATCAAAAGCAACCGTATTCTCTGTTATGACAAAAAATGCCTGTGAGTTTGTTACACCACTTACAATACAAACACTTGCGCAAAACAGGGTTTATATAGATATATTTGAACCGACAACAAACTGGGAAGTAGAACATATTTCTATCGCTAAAAAGACTGACCTGGTTTTGATTGCACCTGCAACCGCAAATATCATCGCAAAAATTTCAGCAGGTATTGCCGACGATGCGCTTACAACACTTGTGCTATCTGTAAAATGTCCGGTTGTAATATGTCCCGCAATGAACTCTGAAATGTACAAAAATCCAGTAACCCAAAAAAATATCGCAAACCTGAAAAAATTAGGTTATCATTTTATCGGACCTGAAAAAGGTGAACTCGCCTGTGGTGATGATGCTATCGGCAGAATGGCAGCACCACAAAAAATTATTTCCAAAATTTCTAAAATTTTGTAA
- the gmk gene encoding guanylate kinase produces the protein MKTGIPFVISAPSGAGKTTLVRLALRRIKGLVYSVTATTRPKSNNEKHSRDYFFLTRKKFLKKKKKKEFVETAVVHGYLYGTLKRQLETKLVNNDVLLAIDVQGALNVKKQYPDAVLIFIAPPSMKVLESRLRKRHRDSETEIQKRLRNARKEMGYRKFYDYIIVNDSLKNAFQQLKKIIKNEKT, from the coding sequence ATGAAAACAGGTATCCCATTTGTAATCTCTGCACCGTCTGGCGCTGGTAAAACAACGCTGGTTCGTCTTGCATTGAGACGAATCAAAGGGCTTGTATATTCCGTTACTGCAACCACCCGACCTAAAAGCAACAACGAAAAACACAGCAGGGATTATTTTTTTTTGACAAGAAAAAAGTTTCTGAAAAAAAAGAAAAAAAAGGAATTCGTTGAAACCGCAGTTGTTCACGGATACCTCTACGGAACGCTAAAAAGGCAACTTGAAACTAAACTCGTTAACAATGATGTTCTGCTTGCAATAGATGTTCAAGGCGCCCTAAATGTTAAGAAACAATATCCTGATGCAGTGCTGATTTTTATTGCACCGCCGTCTATGAAAGTGCTTGAAAGCCGACTCAGGAAACGCCACAGAGATTCAGAAACAGAAATCCAGAAACGGCTCCGAAATGCCAGAAAAGAAATGGGATATAGAAAGTTTTATGATTATATTATTGTGAACGATTCGCTAAAAAATGCATTCCAACAACTTAAAAAGATAATTAAAAACGAGAAAACCTAA
- a CDS encoding O-antigen ligase family protein yields MINKLSFICIQIIVFLTPIAFYTKTKDNFLVKETIFSIFGLAVALLLILKILLKKQRHSPLKNTWLGIPLILYLTAIVISSVNATHLQLVVEYLFCWIILTAIYFTAITFSETESAQTLTVIFISTFIVAVYGILQYLNLDPVKWLSDFGGRPSSSFGNPNFFAGYLLLVFPLIFAKMISTREATKHIFWMVFCFLTVFNIGVTKTRGAWFAFFIAIICLIDWQVIYMKKNYIITQGKWRMFRGTFWIFLLFSALFIISIDRFVTIKSFFKKENASVSERIFKWKTGWGMIKSHPFFGVGAGNLKVNFANYQAKVKRTSQLKSTSESNLHNEFLQRFAETGIFGIATFLVVFFSFFYFCARLLYNKIETDKPEGNLVLGLFTGLFAVFVYGLTNFPFSIIPVISTMFVLFGIAESYQRKKQISLPAPIRINPIIFLVVLVGFCFIISQIILPRFVSDKYRLEGDIAVSENDFQTAISKYEKAIKLDYYHSERTAYDLGEAYRKLNQIDKAIDAYKISVALRNYGEVYNNIGNCYYIKNDFDNALKNWKRTTEIGLPDDQTQQQIIKSIQILENKRKLNKSTEYN; encoded by the coding sequence ATGATAAATAAACTTTCTTTTATTTGTATTCAGATAATCGTTTTTTTGACGCCGATTGCCTTTTATACAAAGACAAAAGATAATTTTTTGGTCAAAGAGACAATTTTCAGTATTTTTGGATTGGCGGTTGCGTTACTTTTGATATTAAAAATTTTGCTAAAAAAACAGCGACATTCTCCGCTAAAAAATACATGGCTTGGTATCCCGCTGATTCTATATCTGACAGCGATTGTTATCTCGTCTGTAAATGCCACACATTTACAACTGGTTGTTGAATACCTTTTCTGCTGGATAATCCTGACTGCTATCTATTTTACAGCAATAACTTTTTCTGAAACTGAATCAGCCCAAACACTGACGGTTATTTTTATCTCAACATTTATTGTTGCTGTATATGGTATTTTGCAGTATCTTAATTTAGACCCTGTGAAATGGTTATCTGATTTTGGCGGTAGACCTTCATCATCTTTTGGGAATCCCAACTTTTTTGCTGGTTATCTGCTTTTAGTTTTTCCGTTAATTTTTGCAAAAATGATTTCAACAAGAGAAGCCACGAAACATATTTTCTGGATGGTTTTTTGCTTTTTAACTGTTTTTAATATAGGTGTTACAAAAACACGCGGTGCCTGGTTTGCATTTTTTATCGCAATTATCTGCTTGATTGATTGGCAGGTGATTTATATGAAAAAGAATTACATAATAACGCAAGGGAAATGGCGAATGTTTAGAGGTACTTTCTGGATTTTTCTGCTGTTTTCAGCATTGTTCATTATATCTATTGATAGATTCGTGACAATAAAAAGTTTTTTCAAGAAAGAAAATGCGTCTGTTAGCGAGCGAATCTTTAAGTGGAAAACCGGCTGGGGAATGATAAAAAGTCATCCATTTTTTGGTGTTGGCGCTGGTAATCTTAAAGTTAATTTTGCAAATTATCAGGCGAAAGTGAAACGAACTTCGCAACTAAAAAGTACCAGTGAGTCAAATCTACATAATGAGTTTTTACAGCGGTTTGCAGAAACAGGTATATTCGGGATTGCTACATTCTTGGTTGTATTTTTTTCGTTCTTTTATTTTTGTGCTAGGTTATTATATAACAAAATAGAAACGGATAAGCCAGAGGGCAATCTTGTTCTAGGACTTTTTACCGGGCTGTTCGCTGTTTTTGTCTATGGCTTGACCAACTTCCCGTTTTCAATAATTCCAGTTATTTCAACAATGTTTGTTCTGTTCGGGATTGCTGAATCTTATCAGCGAAAAAAACAGATATCTTTACCAGCACCAATCCGCATAAATCCAATTATTTTTTTGGTTGTGCTGGTTGGTTTTTGCTTTATTATCAGCCAAATAATACTGCCAAGGTTTGTAAGCGATAAATACCGGCTTGAAGGTGATATCGCAGTTTCAGAAAACGATTTTCAAACCGCAATCTCAAAATATGAAAAAGCAATCAAGTTGGACTATTATCATTCTGAAAGAACTGCATACGATTTAGGCGAGGCATATAGAAAACTTAACCAAATTGATAAAGCAATTGATGCGTATAAAATTTCAGTTGCTTTAAGAAATTATGGTGAAGTTTATAACAATATCGGGAACTGTTATTACATAAAAAACGATTTTGATAACGCATTAAAAAACTGGAAAAGAACAACAGAAATCGGCTTACCCGACGACCAAACACAGCAGCAGATTATCAAATCAATACAGATTCTGGAAAACAAAAGGAAACTAAATAAAAGCACCGAATACAACTGA
- a CDS encoding phosphoglucomutase/phosphomannomutase family protein, which produces MIKFGTSGWRGIIADDFTFDNVKLVTQAIADYVRQIGDMRYEMRDKKSLLLSPNSHLPSVIVGYDTRFLSEEFAKISAQVLAANNIKVFLTKRDCPTPVISFEILRLKTAGGLNFTASHNPPEYNGLKFSPAWGGPALPKTTKAIEDKLQITDYKLQIKEMNYEEAKEKKLIELISPEKTYIKRIKELVDLKAIKKSGIKIVIDVLYGTGRGYLDKLLVDAGCKIRGNAGLHNFRDVLFGGKSPEPAKANLGELLKILKKEKYQLGLATDGDADRFGIIDSDGSFITPNETIALLLDHLIKTRKLKGIVARSVMTTHLVDAVAKKHKVEVRETPVGFKYIGEVMTKEKMIIGGEESGGLTIYGHIPEKDGILACLLVAEMVAVNKKPIRQILRQIYNEVGTVLSTRLNFHLPVEKMNHIKEKLEKQPPSEISGIKIKKINRLDGYKFLLEDTSWVGLRLSGTEPVIRIYVEANNLQKLNSLIAGSKKFICGLN; this is translated from the coding sequence ATGATTAAATTCGGAACTTCAGGCTGGCGCGGTATTATTGCAGATGATTTCACTTTTGATAATGTGAAACTTGTAACCCAGGCAATAGCAGATTATGTGAGGCAGATAGGAGATATGAGATATGAGATGAGAGATAAAAAATCTTTGCTCCTATCTCCCAACTCCCATCTCCCATCTGTTATCGTAGGTTATGATACCAGATTTCTGTCTGAAGAGTTTGCCAAAATATCTGCACAGGTTCTTGCTGCAAATAACATCAAGGTATTCTTGACAAAACGGGATTGCCCGACACCTGTTATCTCGTTTGAAATTCTGCGTCTTAAAACTGCTGGCGGGCTCAATTTCACAGCAAGTCATAATCCGCCGGAATATAACGGCTTAAAATTCTCGCCTGCTTGGGGTGGACCTGCATTACCTAAAACAACAAAAGCAATAGAAGACAAATTACAAATTACAGATTACAAATTACAAATTAAAGAAATGAATTACGAAGAAGCAAAAGAAAAAAAACTGATTGAATTAATATCACCTGAAAAAACTTATATTAAACGGATTAAAGAATTAGTTGACTTAAAAGCGATAAAAAAATCAGGCATAAAAATAGTTATTGATGTGCTGTATGGTACAGGTCGTGGTTATCTTGATAAACTACTTGTTGATGCAGGCTGTAAAATAAGAGGCAACGCAGGACTTCATAACTTTCGTGATGTACTTTTTGGTGGGAAGTCACCTGAACCTGCGAAAGCGAATCTTGGCGAACTGCTAAAAATACTAAAAAAAGAAAAATATCAATTAGGACTTGCTACAGATGGTGATGCGGACCGGTTTGGTATTATTGATAGTGATGGCAGTTTTATCACACCTAATGAAACAATCGCACTTTTGCTTGACCATCTTATAAAAACAAGGAAGTTAAAAGGTATTGTTGCTCGGTCTGTTATGACAACACATCTGGTTGATGCGGTTGCAAAAAAACATAAAGTTGAAGTTCGTGAGACACCAGTCGGGTTCAAGTATATTGGCGAGGTGATGACTAAAGAAAAAATGATTATTGGTGGTGAAGAATCCGGTGGGCTTACTATTTACGGGCATATTCCTGAAAAAGACGGGATTCTTGCCTGCCTGTTAGTTGCCGAAATGGTTGCTGTGAATAAAAAACCAATCCGCCAGATTTTAAGACAGATTTATAACGAGGTTGGGACTGTATTATCTACACGGCTTAATTTCCATTTGCCGGTTGAAAAAATGAACCATATCAAAGAAAAACTTGAAAAACAGCCACCATCTGAAATATCAGGTATTAAAATAAAAAAAATCAATCGGCTTGATGGCTACAAGTTCTTGCTTGAGGATACTTCTTGGGTTGGCTTGCGGCTCTCCGGAACTGAGCCAGTTATCCGTATCTATGTAGAAGCCAACAATCTTCAGAAACTTAATAGCTTGATTGCCGGCTCTAAAAAGTTCATATGTGGTTTAAATTAG